The Aphis gossypii isolate Hap1 chromosome 3, ASM2018417v2, whole genome shotgun sequence genome includes a region encoding these proteins:
- the LOC114118937 gene encoding NAD kinase 2, mitochondrial yields the protein MIIKKTFKQMCIGRRYMQLWKGKKVLLVAKYTRVERERLEHPNVSEKQLLKQLSNQGANLKTILESHNEHYNIVKEVTAAINRLDVESKIINLKDINTAAVSWADVLIAIGGDGTFLVMSSYVQNNQTPVVGINSNPSSSLGYLCLPEICSRNIQNTFDTLEKQKYFFIDRRRIRVSMKNTKNKMEPPINMYQDFVKIRPDSHSSHDMLALNEVFIGDKMPGRTSEMECKFDGNMPIKIKSSGLCISTGTGSSAWSYALNKISVNEVRRILNYKFHQISEQECIKIANDYNKNLVYRPDLEYLQYTIREPTGRSLWQSNDELIKSDKIKQAEVETHCEEGCIILDGFLIYVFPKGAQAILTSRPEDSIKSVMINVD from the exons ATGATTATCAAAAAGACATTTAAACAGATGTGTATCGGACGCAGATATATGCAACTATGGAAAggcaaaaaagttttattggtAGCTAAGTATACTAGAGTGGAACGTGAAAGACTCGAACATCCTAATGTAtcagaaaaacaattattgaaacaattaaGTAATCAAGGTGCCaacttgaaaacaattttggaATCACATAatgaacactataatattgttaaagagGTGACGGCTGCTATAAACCGTTTGGATgttgaatcaaaaataattaatttgaag gatatCAATACTGCAGCAGTATCTTGGGCTGATGTTTTGATTGCTATCGGTGGTGATggaacatttttagttatgtCCAGTTATGTTCAAAATAACCAAACACCAGTTGTTGGTATTAATTCCAATCCAAGTTCATCACTTGGTTATTTATGTTTACCAGAAATCTGTTCCCGAAATATACAAAACACGTTTGATAcattagaaaaacaaaaatatttttttattgatagaaGAAGAATCAGagtttcaatgaaaaatactaAGA ataaaatggAACCACCGATAAATATGTATcaagattttgtaaaaataagacCAGATTCTCATTCATCACATGACATGTTGGCGCTTAATGAAGTATTTATTGGTGATAAAATGCCAGGACGAACTTCTGAAATGGAATGTAAATTTGATGGTAATATgcccataaaaataaaatcatctgGACTATGTATAAGTACCGGAACTGGATCAAGTGCATGGAGTTATGCATTAAACAAAATCAGTGTTAATGAAGTTCGGaggattttaaattacaaatttcatcaaatatcAGAACaagaatgtataaaaatagctaatgattataataagaatCTAGTTTATAGGCcagatttagaatatttacaatacactATTAGAGAACCAACTGGAAGATCTCTATGGCAGTCAAatgatgaattaataaaatctgatAAAATTAAGCAGGCTGAAGTAGAAACCCATTGTGAAGAAGGATGTATAATACTAGatggatttttaatatatgtttttcctAAGGGCGCACAAGCTATTTTAACCTCAAGACCCGAAGATTCAATTAAGTCAGTTATGATTAATGTTGactaa